From Vicinamibacterales bacterium:
TCCTGGGAGAGCCCGAGTCGGCAGTCCAGCGGCTGGCCCGCGGCGAGACGCTGACGGGGGATTGCGTCAGCGACCCGATCAACGATCTCGACTCGCTGCCGTTTCCCCGGTGGAACATGCGCCCCGCCGAGAAGCGCCGCTTCACGCTGCCGTTCGCCGGCCGCGGAAACGGCGGCGGCATCCCGCTGCTGGCGAGCCGAGGGTGCCCCGAGTTCTGCACTTATTGCCCGCACCGCATCCTCGCAGGCCATCGCGAGCGATCGGTGGCCAATATCCTCGAGGAACTCGACGTGCTGAACCGGACGTTCCGGCGTCCGTACGTGATCTTTCGCGACCCGCTGTTCACCGTGAACCGCGATCGCGCGATGGAGCTGGCCGAAGGGATCCGCTCGCGCGGCTTCGACCTGCGCTTCGAGTGCGAGACGCGCATCGACCGTCTCGATCCGGCGCTCCTCAACGCGCTCCATGCCGCCGGCCTGCGCGCGATGAGCTTCGGCGTCGAGTCGATGTCGCCTGAAACGCTGAAGAAAGTCGGCCGCCGTCCAACGCCCGAAGCGCAGCAGCGGCTGATCATCAACCAGTGCCGCGAGCTCGGCGTCGCTACGGCGGCGTTCTACGTCCTCGGGTTCCTGCACGACGACTGGCAGTCGATCGCCGCCACCATCGACTATTCGATCGACCTGGGGTCGACAGTCGCGCAGTTCAAGCTGCTGACGCCGTACCCCGGCACGCCGCTCTTCAAGCAGATGCGGCCGCGCATCTTCGAGACAGATTGGCAGAAGTTCGACGGCTTCACGCCGACCTTCGAGCACCCAAACCTCACCGCCCTGGAGATGAAGTTTCTGCTCGGCGCCGCGTACAACCGCTTCTACCTGCGGCCGTCGTGGCTGGCTGACTGGGCGCGGGTGACCGCACCGAGCGTGCGCGCTGGCGTACGGCGCCTCGACGAACGCGCCAACGCCCGTCACGCGCGGCTGGAGATCAGCGACATGCAGCGGTCGGTGAGCTGCTGAGCCGTCAAGGTGAGGCATCCGGGGGGCGCCGCCCCTCGGATGGGATATGCTTGCATGCTTATTGCTTAGGCAGGCGGCATGTCGACTTACCTCGTGACCGGCGGAGCCGGCTTCATCGGCTCGCATCTCTCTGAAGAACTTCTGCGCCGCGGCCACGCCGTGCGGGTGGCCGACAGCCTG
This genomic window contains:
- a CDS encoding B12-binding domain-containing radical SAM protein, giving the protein MRVLLVDLPARDGIVSKDTVVGGYGSRLLPFTRVTAVIGTLKERLHAVPSVQMAYLAGVLSQYGHEVIWSHGEFPETGRPDVAIVLSSLVDYRNETAWADQARARGIRTGFVGLTASKLPELFRDHADFVILGEPESAVQRLARGETLTGDCVSDPINDLDSLPFPRWNMRPAEKRRFTLPFAGRGNGGGIPLLASRGCPEFCTYCPHRILAGHRERSVANILEELDVLNRTFRRPYVIFRDPLFTVNRDRAMELAEGIRSRGFDLRFECETRIDRLDPALLNALHAAGLRAMSFGVESMSPETLKKVGRRPTPEAQQRLIINQCRELGVATAAFYVLGFLHDDWQSIAATIDYSIDLGSTVAQFKLLTPYPGTPLFKQMRPRIFETDWQKFDGFTPTFEHPNLTALEMKFLLGAAYNRFYLRPSWLADWARVTAPSVRAGVRRLDERANARHARLEISDMQRSVSC